Below is a genomic region from Nitrospiraceae bacterium.
AGACTTGCACGGTCGCCACAGGGGCTTTGGGCACTTCCACCAACAGGACCTTCATCCCGTTGGCAAGCACGAACTCACGAGGCTCTGCCGCCAAGGCCGGCTGAATGAGAAAGAGGAAACAGAGGACAATGATCGACTCCAGGACGCGTCGAGAGGTTTTGTGCGGGGAATGCAACAAGGTCATGATGACGTCGTGGGGGAAGGCACGATGCATGCTAACAACGGGGTTGAATTTGTGTCAAGGCGGACACCGGCTGAAGCGATGGCAGAGTTCCTAGCTGGCCACAGGCACCAAGGACATCGCGTCCCCGACTCTTTCGGATGAACGTGTCGATGCCCGACTGTTTCAGGATTGATTGAAAGACCAGGACCTCTGTGTCTAACGGACGACGAAAGCGACTTCCCGGGAATTCATTGAAGGGTATGAGATTGACCTTGCATGACAGCCCCCGCAAGAGCTTGGTCAATCGTTGAGCGTCATCCGGACGGTCATTGACTCCCGCTAAGAGGACATACTCGAAGGTCAATCGTCGGTTCGGCGGCAAGGGATACCGACGGCAAGCGGCGAGGAGGGTCTTCAGCGAGGCGAGTCCATTGGCGGAAGGCATCAGACGCGCGCGTTGTTCATCCGTGGTGGCATTCAGTGAAATAGCCAGGTTGACTCCTAATGGAGCAACGTCTTTCAGTCGTGACGCAAGGCCGGCGGTCGAAACAGTGATCCGTCTGGGCGACCACTTGAGTCCCCATGCCTGATTGGTGAGTCGACGAATGGCGTCTGAGAGCGAATCTAAATTCGCGAGCGGTTCCCCCATGCCCATGAATACTAAATTTGTGATCCGTTCTCCTTCGTCGAGATGTTCGTAGGCTGTGAGGACTTGGTCGACGATTTCGTGGGATTTTAGATTCCGTCTCAGACCCATCGTGCCGGTCAGGCAAAATCCGCAGTCCAATGTACAGCCAACTTGGGTCGAAACACAGAGAGTCAACCGATCATTGTCCGGAATCAGAACCGCTTCGACATTCAATCCATCTTCGAGGGTGAGAACCAGTTTCCTGGTCTGGTCGGTCGATCGAAACACCTGAGAGGCAGTGACCCGTCGTATCGTTGCAATGGCTTGCAGAGTTCTGCGCTCCGTCAAACTGAGGTCCGTCATTTGGTCGATTGTCTGCGCACCCCGTCGATAGAGCCACCGGAGCACCTGTCCGGTGCGGTACCTTGGCCACTGGAGTTTTTGGACGATTTGACCCACGCCGCGTTCGTCAAGGGCTAAGAGATTTACCGCAGAGGAAGCGAGAGCTAGTTGGTCATGTTTCATAGACATGAATACAGGCTAGCACAGGGCGAAAAAGCGGAACAAGCAGGAGACACATTCGGTTTGCTGGCAACAAAGCGAGGACGCTGATATAAAGGGAGAAGAGTCGTAACGGCTAGAGACGGTGCACATGTCGGTCTACCTGCCTTCGATGCGGGTCCTCCTCTCGCTTGCACTGATAGCTGCGTGGGGAATGGGTCTTCCGCTCGACCAGCAGCTTAGAGCTTCTGCGTCATTGCAAGAAGACACGGACACGTGTGATGCGATGGAGCAGTGTTTCCGAGCGGCTGCGCTGCCCAAAGAGCGGCTGGGCAAGGCTCTGACGAAAGAGCAGGTTTTATTGCTCAAGCTAGATCGTCTGAAGCGAATCATGGAGCGATTTCCTGCCACGCTCTGGGCCAAACGGGCTGGCTTATTGTCGGGCGTATTGCTCGTCGAGCGGAATCCTGCCGTGGCGATTCAATTTCTCCGAGGGGCTCAACGTGATTTTTCGGCACTCGACGACTACGTGCGGCTATGGATCGGGGAGGCTCTGTTGAACCTCGGCGATGCGAAGCAGGCCGCGGAGCAGTTTGAGAACATTCCGCGAGATGTCCCCGATTCGAACATCCTCACCAGAGCGGCCTATCGGACGGGAGAGGCCTGGTACCAGGCCTCCAGTTGTGCGGAGGCAACCGAGTGGTTTGAGAAGGCTGTGCGATTGAGCGACAAGGAATCTGGTACTCCGCAGGCGTTGCTCCGCCGGGCAGCCTGTCAGCTCAAAGACAATAAGATCGACGATGGGCTAGAGACTTTGAAGCAATTGTGGGTTCGATTTCCGTACTCGGCTGAAGGCAAGGAGGCTAATACCTTGCTGACTTCTAATCTCGGAGGCAAGCTCTGGAAACCGCAACCGGCAGAGCGGCTCGCGAGGGCTCAGGCGTATTTTGGGCAAGCGTATCATGCCGAGGCGATCGAGGAATTACGGAAGTTTTTGACCGAGGAGCCGACTTCTTCGCAACGGTCCGAGGCGAAACTGAAGCTTGGCATCGCGCAGGCACGACTCAAACAGTACGAGCAGGCACGAGAGACCTTTCAAGGTCTCTTAAAGAATGGTTCAGCGGAGTCCCGTGAAGCGTCTGTCTGGCTCGCTCGCGTCTATTTGAGGCTCGGGCAAGGGGACAAACTCCTGGACTTGGCCCTGTCCAGCCAAAATGGATCATTGACTGGTGAGCAGAGGGGACAAATTACTCTCTTGGCCGGAGTTTGGCTGGAGGACCAGGGGCAATTTGATGACGCGATAGCACGCTATCGGCAAGTGATGAGATCTGGGGAACCTGCATCTCAGCGCATAGAGGGGCTCTGGCGCGTTGGGTGGGTTTACTATCGCACTGCCCGTTATCGCGAAGCTGTCGATACGCTCCGTGTCATTGTCGACCAGCATGAAAGTGAGTTCGAGCCGCAGGCGCTCTATTGGATTGCACGGGCGGCCGAGCAGACCGAACCAACTCGTGCCCGCGACTACTATCTGGAAGTGTGTGCTCGATTTGTCTACACATATTATTGCCAGCTGGCTCGAGAGCGGAGCGACATGCCAGCACCGGATTCTTCAACGCCTGAGCGCGTCACGGCTGATGCACAATCGTCAATCGCACCGGACGGGTCTCTTCCTCGAGACAACCGATCAGAGATCGAGCAGCAGCCAGCCTATCGTCGGGCGATCGAACTCAAGGTTTTGGGTTTGGAGTCGGACGCGGCTCATGAGTTAGCCGTCCTGACCGATCGCTATGCTCAGGACGCCAGTACGTTGATGGCCCTCTCGGTCATGCTGAACGAGGTTGGCGCCTATCACCATGCGCTCCGGTTGGCTCGGACTCGTTTCCGCGACAAGCTGGAGCGTACCGGTGGTCCAGTCGCGCCGGAGATGTGGGAAGTGGCTTACCCGACTGGCCTGGTCACAACAATTAAGGACCAAGGTGCGAAGGGGGTCGATCCGTATTTGGTTGCAGCGATTATTCGAGAGGAAAGCCAGTATGATTGGAAAGCGGTTTCCCGTGTGGGCGCTATTGGGCTGATGCAAGTGATGCCCAGCACGGCAAACGCCGTAGCGCAACGCTATGGATTTCCTGCCGTGACGCGAGACGACCTGTTCGATCAGGAAACGAACATTCGGATAGGCGTGCGCTACGTCGAGCAATTACTCGATCAGTTTTCCGGCGATGTTGTGCAGACGATCGCTGCATATAATGCAGGACCGGTGGTGGTGGGAACTTGGGTCACGCTGCACCGTGGTCGGAGTCAGGATGAGTTTGTCGAGCTGATCCCGTATCAGGAGACACGACAATACGTGAAGCGGGTTTTTCGAAGCTATCGTGAATACACTCGTTTGAATGGCACGTCCTAATCAGCTTTCTTGACAATATTTGGGCAAGTTTCTATAGTTCCCCCCAATCCGTTGGGGGTCTATGGAAGAAGAAGGAGAGCCCGCGGGCTATGTCTTTGGATCGATTGGACGCGCTTGAGAGTCGAATCAGAGATCTCGTGAAGTTAGTGCAGGAGTTGAAGCGCCGGAACGTTGCGCTCGAAGGAGAACTGAAGACTGCTCGGGAGCGGCTTGCATTGCAAAACGATTCCAATCGACGTTGGGAAAGGGAACGCGTCGACATCAAATCTCGAATCGAAAAGGTCTTGGGGGAGCTAGATCTGCTGGACGGATACGACGAACGCAAGGAGGTGGCCATTGACTAAGACCATTGATGTGGAAATTTACGGTCAACGCTATGCCATTAACGGTGATGCAGACGAAGGGTATATTCGGCGTCTCGCACACTTCATCGATGATCAAATGCGCCGGGTGGCGGAAGGTATGAATACCACCACCCCCTCGAGGTTAGCGGTCTTAACAGCCCTCAACCTGGCTCATCAATTGTTTGAACTGGAAAAGAAGCGAGTCCAGGGTGAGGCGGACGTCGAACGCCGCATGATGTCGCTCATGGCCTCCATTGAAGAGCAGGTTCCGACCTCGCTCTTTCGGTAGATTCAGCTTGCAAAGGGCTGGAATCGTTTGGTATTCTAACGGGTGTATAAGCAGCGGTAGGCGCTGTTTGGGACGATTGGCGTAAGAGGCTAAGTCATTTTCGACCGGATATGTTCTCCGAGAATCTGACGTAGAAACCGTAAGGATGTCAGTAGGATCGTCGATGCTGACGACATTGTGGCAGGGGCAACCGATATCAAAGTTAGTGCTTCTTCAACAAGTCTTGTTCGAGCAGTTCGCGGAGTGGTTGGTGTTTGTGGGACGAAGTGTCTGCGGAATTGATCCACGGCCGCTTGCAGTCCTTGTAGCTCCTCCTTTCAGTCAATCGAGGGGAGGGCGACGGACACGACTCTCTGGTGAGGTGCTAACAAGAGCTTCGCGTTGTCTCCGTTCACCCTGCTGTTCTCTCTTCTCGGAGTGAGCAAAGTTCCCGGTTCGACCCGACTTCTTCTCTTGATGGCCCATCCCTCTTAACGCACCTTACCGGTTCGATACTTTCTTAAATGTGTTTGGTCGGGACTGAGAAAGGCGATTTGTCTCGTCCCGAGATGAGAAGGGGGTGAGTCCCATTTCGACCTCGATCATGGCCAATCTGCTCATAGGGGTGGTTGGAGCGCTCCTCGGAATCGGGCTGTACGAGATCATTCGTCGAACGGCGAGTGGTGCGAAACAATCTCGTGCGGAAGAACAGTCTCGTCAAGTCGTGCAGAACGCACAACGAGAAGCGGAAAATATTATCAAGGAAGCCAAGCTCGAAGCGAAGGATCATATATTGCAGTCGAAAGCGGAACTCGAAAAGGAGCAGAAGCTTAAGTTGGCGGAACTGTCGACTACCGAAAAACGACTGGTTCAGCGCGAAGAGACCATGGAAAAACGAGTCAGTGTGCTGGATCGACGAGATAGTGAAGCCCAAAAGCGGGAGCAGGAACTCGCGAAGCGTGACGAGCGATTGACGGCCAAAGAAGCCGCCTGTGCGCAGGCGGAAAAAGAACATCGCGAGGCCCTGGAGCGGGTTGCTGGTATGACGGCCGATGAAGCGAAAAAACATCTGCTCCAAGAAATGGAAAGTCAGGCTCGGCTCGATGCTGTCGGCATTGCCAAACGCACTCTCGAAGAGGCGAGGGAGAGTGCAGAGCGGGAGGCTCGCGAGATCATTACTACTTCTATTCAACGGGTCGTGCGTGACTATGTCTCAGAGTCGACGATTTCAGTCGTCCCAATTCCGAATGATGCCATGAAAGGACGAATTATTGGACGTGAGGGAAGAAATATTCGCGCGATTGAAGCAGCGACCGGAATCGACCTGATCATCGACGAAACTCCAGAAGCTGTGATTGTCTCCGGTTTCGATCCGCTTCGGCGGGAGATCGCGAAGGTGTCCCTCGAGCGGTTGATGCATGACGGTCGGATCCATCCCACACGAATCGAAGAGATTGTCGAGAAAGTCAAAGCGGACATCGACAAGGTGATGATAGAGGAGGCGGAGAAGATCATCTTCGAGCTAGGGCTCTCCGACTTCCATCCGGAACTCGTCAAGGTTCTGGGCCGGCTGAAATACCGCACGAGCTATGGACAGAACAATCTTTATCATGCTCGAGAAGCCTCCTACATTTGTGGGATCATGGCGTCGGAACTCGGCTTGGATGTGAAATTGGCCCGACGAGGTGCTCTGTTACACGACATTGGCAAGGCAGTGAGCCACGAAGAGGAGGGCCCGCATGCCATGTTGGGTGCCGAGATCGCCAAAAAGTACGGCGAAAGCGAGAAGATCGTCAATGCAATTGCGGCCCACCATGAACAGGTACCGCCTCTGTGCCCGGAGTCAGTCCTGGTGGCTGCGGCGGAGGCGCTATCAGCCGCAAGGCCGGGTGCCAGACGGGAGGCGTTGGAATCTTATGTCAAACGACTGGAGAAGCTCGAATCACTGGCCACAGCGATTAAGGGCGTGCAGAAGGCCTATGCAATTCAGGCTGGTCGCGAAATTCGGGTTATCGTCCGACAGGAGGATCTCACTGACTCAGAATCGTTCCAGCTGTCTCGAGATTTAGCCAAGAAGATTGAGCAAGAGCTGACGTATCCTGGCCAGATCAAAGTGACGGTCATTCGAGAAAGTCGATACGTGGAATACGCCAAATGAAGGTTCTTTTTATCGGCGACATCATGGGGGAGCCTGGTCGCCGCGCTATTGCCAGAGCCGTCCCTCGGCTGGTGTCTCAACGACAGGTTGATGTGGTCATTGGCAACGGCGAGAACGTAGCAGGGGGATTTGGAATAACGCCAGAATTGGCGGAAGAATTGTTCGAACTGGGATTGGTGGTCATTACCACCGGTAATCATGCCTGGGATAAAAAGGAAATCCTCGACTATTTCCCTCGTGAGCCACGACTGCTTCGGCCGGCGAATTACCCTACCGGAGTTCCCGGCCAAGGGAGTTATGTGATCGAGACCCCCAGCGGTGAACATCTCGCTGTGCTCCACCTCATGGGCCGAGCCTATATGCCAACGTTGGATTGCCCGTTCCAAGTGGCAAAAAAAGAGTTAGCCAGTCTGAAAAAACGGGCTTCGGCGATTATCGTCGACATGCATGCCGAAGCCACGTCGGAAAAAATGGCCATGGGGCACTATCTCGACGGTGAAGTCACGGCAGTGGTCGGAACCCATACACATGTGCAGACCGCCGACGAGCAGATTCTTCCAAAGGGAACAGCATATCTGACAGACATTGGAATGACCGGTCCCCTCCATTCCGTGATCGGAGTGAAGAAGGAATTGGCGATTGAAAAGTTTCTCACCGGCATGCCGCGTCGATTCGAAGTCGCAAGTGGCCCCACTGTATTCTGTGCGGCTCTGGTTGAGCTGGAGGCTCGATTGGGGAAGGCCCTGTCCATCGAACGGATTCGGATTGTCGACTAACGGAGTCCGCTACGCGCGCACGCGAATCTTCTGCTCCTCTCTTCTCTGATACCCCGCCGAGACGGATCCTGACCGTTGCGGAACTCACGGGTTTGATTCGGACGTCGATCGAAGCACAGTTTTCGGACATCTGGTTGGAAGGCGAAATTTCCAATCTCCGTGCGCCAGGGTCAGGACATCTCTACTGTACCCTCAAAGATGGTACCAGCCAGATTCGGGCGGTGCTCTTTCGATCGAATGGTCTTCGGTTGCGGTTTGCATTACAAGAAGGGTTGCATGTGATTGTGCGCGGTCGGCTCACTATCTATGAGCCGAGGGGGGAGTACCAAATCGTCCTCGAGCATGTCGAACCGAAGGGGATTGGTGCTCTTCAGCTGGCGTTCGAACAACTTAAGGAGCGGCTTGCCGTGGAGGGCCTTTTCGATCAAAAGCGGAAGAAGTCACTGTCGGCCTTTCCTCGCACTATCGGTCTCGTGACATCAATCTCGGGAGCGGCTATCCACGATATCCTTACGGTCCTTCACAAGCGGTGGCCGCTTCTGCATATCATCATCGCACCGGTACAAGTGCAAGGCGAAGGAGCGACAAAGCAGATAGCTGACGCGGTGGCTTCATTGAACGGCATTCGTGAGATTGACGTCATCATCGTGGGCAGGGGTGGGGGATCCTGGGAAGATCTCTGGAGTTTTAATGAAGAGGCTGTCGTGCGTGCAATCGTGGCGTCGCGTATCCCGGTGGTATCGGCGGTCGGCCATGAGATTGATGTGACCTTGGCCGATCTTGCTGCTGATGTTCGGGCTCCGACGCCATCAGCAGCAGCTGAAATGGTAGTGCCTGTGCTGTCTCACTTGGTAGATCACCTGGAGGATTGTGCTGTTCGAATACAGCGGGTGATGACACGACGCTGTCTGCTCGAACGTCACCGGATCGAGGCCTATTTGGGTGAGATTTCCCATGTGCGTTTTTATATTCAAGAAAGCTCTCAGCTTGTTGATGAACTGACGAGTCGTCTCTGTCAGGCTGTTGACGAACTGATGAGCATTATAAAACAGCGTGTGCAAGACAGGCATCAAGATCTTCTCGCTCATAATCCACTCCTTTTCGTTAAGCAAGGCCTCACGCTCATCCCTCAGCTCGTGACGAGACTGCATCAACAGATGAAAAACGTGACGTTCCATCGTCACCAACGAATCCAACACGCGGTCACAGAACTGAATAACCTCAGCCCCTTAGCCATCCTTGGACGCGGCTATAGCATTCTCCAGAATGTTCGGACAGGTCGAATTATCCGTCATACACAGGATGTTCGTGTAGGAGATGAGTTGGAAGCCAAACTCGCGAGAGGTCAGCTGGGCTGTATTGTTAATGAGGTAATCCCTCATACCTCAACTTGAATTCTCATTGATGAAAGGTATAATGACATCAATTTTGAGATGATAGGGAGGAAACGTTGTGGCCACAGTGAAGTTTGAGCAGGCGATGGCGCGGTTAGAGGCCATTGTCGGTGAGTTGGAAAGAGGAGATTTACCGTTAGACGAATCCCTCAAGATTTTTGAGGAAGGGATTCGTCTGTCAAAGAGTTGTTTGAAGGTGTTGGAAGACGCGGAGAAAAAAGTCGAAGTGTTGGTCCAAGACAAGAATGGAAAGAAGAGAATTCACGCCTTTTCCTCTGACGATGAGGCTGATGAATCTTCCTCTTAGGTCGCCTGGCTCGCCTTCCACGAGAAACCTACTCTCCCGCTACTTCATCGGCGTTTCTCCATGGATTTCAAAGGGTGCATGTTGAAAGAACGATTAGACCGCCTTTTGGTAAGTCAACGTCTTGTCTCAAGTCGTGAAGTCGCCGTACGAGCGGTGTTGGCTGGGGGAGTCCTGGTCAATGGAGTCGTGATTGACAAACCGGCAAAACTCATTCCCACAGATGCGCGAATTGAAGTTATGAAATCCGCACCGTTTGTGAGCCGATCCGGTGAAAAACTGGCTGCTGCGTTAGATGCGTTTCATGTCGATCCACGGGAAAAGGTAGCACTGGATGTTGGATGTTCAACGGGCGGCTTTACTGACTGTCTATTACAGAGAGGGGCTAGACACATTTATGCAGTGGATGTGGGATATGGACAATTCGATTGGCGGCTTCGACAAGACCCACGGATTAGTCTCTGCGAGCGGACTAATATCCGCTATGTTGACCGCACGGTTGTACCGGAGCCGATCGATCTCGCCGTGATCGACGTTTCCTTTATTTCGTTGACCTTGGTATTACCCCGTGTAGTCTCCTTGCTAAAAGATACGGCAGCGATCGTTGTGTTAATAAAACCACAGTTTGAGGTTGGTAAGGGAGAAGTTGGGAGGGGAGGGATTGTTAAGGATGATAGTCAGCGTCGGACCGTAACAGACAAGGTAATCGCATGCGCGAGCAAACTTGGACTTCGCGTAAAAGGAGTGCTCGACTCTCCTGTGCATGGCCGGAAGGGAAACCGCGAGGTCCTTGTCGGATTTGAACGAGGAGAGGCGGCTAAGTAGAAGACGAGAGCAAGACAAGGGCAAGGGTGCAATCGCAGGAGGGAGCATGAAGGTTCTGGTGACCGGAGGAGCC
It encodes:
- the rlmN gene encoding 23S rRNA (adenine(2503)-C(2))-methyltransferase RlmN; the encoded protein is MSMKHDQLALASSAVNLLALDERGVGQIVQKLQWPRYRTGQVLRWLYRRGAQTIDQMTDLSLTERRTLQAIATIRRVTASQVFRSTDQTRKLVLTLEDGLNVEAVLIPDNDRLTLCVSTQVGCTLDCGFCLTGTMGLRRNLKSHEIVDQVLTAYEHLDEGERITNLVFMGMGEPLANLDSLSDAIRRLTNQAWGLKWSPRRITVSTAGLASRLKDVAPLGVNLAISLNATTDEQRARLMPSANGLASLKTLLAACRRYPLPPNRRLTFEYVLLAGVNDRPDDAQRLTKLLRGLSCKVNLIPFNEFPGSRFRRPLDTEVLVFQSILKQSGIDTFIRKSRGRDVLGACGQLGTLPSLQPVSALTQIQPRC
- a CDS encoding transglycosylase SLT domain-containing protein, which encodes MSVYLPSMRVLLSLALIAAWGMGLPLDQQLRASASLQEDTDTCDAMEQCFRAAALPKERLGKALTKEQVLLLKLDRLKRIMERFPATLWAKRAGLLSGVLLVERNPAVAIQFLRGAQRDFSALDDYVRLWIGEALLNLGDAKQAAEQFENIPRDVPDSNILTRAAYRTGEAWYQASSCAEATEWFEKAVRLSDKESGTPQALLRRAACQLKDNKIDDGLETLKQLWVRFPYSAEGKEANTLLTSNLGGKLWKPQPAERLARAQAYFGQAYHAEAIEELRKFLTEEPTSSQRSEAKLKLGIAQARLKQYEQARETFQGLLKNGSAESREASVWLARVYLRLGQGDKLLDLALSSQNGSLTGEQRGQITLLAGVWLEDQGQFDDAIARYRQVMRSGEPASQRIEGLWRVGWVYYRTARYREAVDTLRVIVDQHESEFEPQALYWIARAAEQTEPTRARDYYLEVCARFVYTYYCQLARERSDMPAPDSSTPERVTADAQSSIAPDGSLPRDNRSEIEQQPAYRRAIELKVLGLESDAAHELAVLTDRYAQDASTLMALSVMLNEVGAYHHALRLARTRFRDKLERTGGPVAPEMWEVAYPTGLVTTIKDQGAKGVDPYLVAAIIREESQYDWKAVSRVGAIGLMQVMPSTANAVAQRYGFPAVTRDDLFDQETNIRIGVRYVEQLLDQFSGDVVQTIAAYNAGPVVVGTWVTLHRGRSQDEFVELIPYQETRQYVKRVFRSYREYTRLNGTS
- a CDS encoding cell division protein ZapB codes for the protein MSLDRLDALESRIRDLVKLVQELKRRNVALEGELKTARERLALQNDSNRRWERERVDIKSRIEKVLGELDLLDGYDERKEVAID
- a CDS encoding cell division protein ZapA codes for the protein MTKTIDVEIYGQRYAINGDADEGYIRRLAHFIDDQMRRVAEGMNTTTPSRLAVLTALNLAHQLFELEKKRVQGEADVERRMMSLMASIEEQVPTSLFR
- the rny gene encoding ribonuclease Y, with protein sequence MSPISTSIMANLLIGVVGALLGIGLYEIIRRTASGAKQSRAEEQSRQVVQNAQREAENIIKEAKLEAKDHILQSKAELEKEQKLKLAELSTTEKRLVQREETMEKRVSVLDRRDSEAQKREQELAKRDERLTAKEAACAQAEKEHREALERVAGMTADEAKKHLLQEMESQARLDAVGIAKRTLEEARESAEREAREIITTSIQRVVRDYVSESTISVVPIPNDAMKGRIIGREGRNIRAIEAATGIDLIIDETPEAVIVSGFDPLRREIAKVSLERLMHDGRIHPTRIEEIVEKVKADIDKVMIEEAEKIIFELGLSDFHPELVKVLGRLKYRTSYGQNNLYHAREASYICGIMASELGLDVKLARRGALLHDIGKAVSHEEEGPHAMLGAEIAKKYGESEKIVNAIAAHHEQVPPLCPESVLVAAAEALSAARPGARREALESYVKRLEKLESLATAIKGVQKAYAIQAGREIRVIVRQEDLTDSESFQLSRDLAKKIEQELTYPGQIKVTVIRESRYVEYAK
- a CDS encoding TIGR00282 family metallophosphoesterase gives rise to the protein MKVLFIGDIMGEPGRRAIARAVPRLVSQRQVDVVIGNGENVAGGFGITPELAEELFELGLVVITTGNHAWDKKEILDYFPREPRLLRPANYPTGVPGQGSYVIETPSGEHLAVLHLMGRAYMPTLDCPFQVAKKELASLKKRASAIIVDMHAEATSEKMAMGHYLDGEVTAVVGTHTHVQTADEQILPKGTAYLTDIGMTGPLHSVIGVKKELAIEKFLTGMPRRFEVASGPTVFCAALVELEARLGKALSIERIRIVD
- the xseA gene encoding exodeoxyribonuclease VII large subunit, which gives rise to MTVAELTGLIRTSIEAQFSDIWLEGEISNLRAPGSGHLYCTLKDGTSQIRAVLFRSNGLRLRFALQEGLHVIVRGRLTIYEPRGEYQIVLEHVEPKGIGALQLAFEQLKERLAVEGLFDQKRKKSLSAFPRTIGLVTSISGAAIHDILTVLHKRWPLLHIIIAPVQVQGEGATKQIADAVASLNGIREIDVIIVGRGGGSWEDLWSFNEEAVVRAIVASRIPVVSAVGHEIDVTLADLAADVRAPTPSAAAEMVVPVLSHLVDHLEDCAVRIQRVMTRRCLLERHRIEAYLGEISHVRFYIQESSQLVDELTSRLCQAVDELMSIIKQRVQDRHQDLLAHNPLLFVKQGLTLIPQLVTRLHQQMKNVTFHRHQRIQHAVTELNNLSPLAILGRGYSILQNVRTGRIIRHTQDVRVGDELEAKLARGQLGCIVNEVIPHTST
- the xseB gene encoding exodeoxyribonuclease VII small subunit, whose protein sequence is MATVKFEQAMARLEAIVGELERGDLPLDESLKIFEEGIRLSKSCLKVLEDAEKKVEVLVQDKNGKKRIHAFSSDDEADESSS
- a CDS encoding TlyA family RNA methyltransferase — translated: MLKERLDRLLVSQRLVSSREVAVRAVLAGGVLVNGVVIDKPAKLIPTDARIEVMKSAPFVSRSGEKLAAALDAFHVDPREKVALDVGCSTGGFTDCLLQRGARHIYAVDVGYGQFDWRLRQDPRISLCERTNIRYVDRTVVPEPIDLAVIDVSFISLTLVLPRVVSLLKDTAAIVVLIKPQFEVGKGEVGRGGIVKDDSQRRTVTDKVIACASKLGLRVKGVLDSPVHGRKGNREVLVGFERGEAAK